One Scomber scombrus chromosome 4, fScoSco1.1, whole genome shotgun sequence genomic region harbors:
- the LOC133978868 gene encoding uncharacterized protein LOC133978868 produces MSAQFCVALLALFSLTAASDSDCEELLKPLEDRSQVSGKWIYSVGTSTSEEVLRELNKISSSWIEYIPIPGSDEMTLRWSDKVDGKCICGSVNTTSSENSTTINFHYNGTSYEYVGKHLKTRTDCVVSTGTTMWSATNGETKTSRDLYLFTKSGKLDDDDLEVFKKQAACLNFAANFHFAGITDLCPDEKEAATDIKEGEQ; encoded by the exons ATGTCTGCTCAGTTTTGTGTAGCTTTGCTGgctctcttctctctgactGCTGCATCTGATTCAGACTGTGAAGAGCTGCTTAAACCTCTGGAGGATCGAAGCCAG GTTTCTGGAAAATGGATTTACAGTGTTGGAACATCAACCAGTGAAGAGGTCCTGAGGGAACTTAATAAAATCAGCAGCTCCTGGATTGAATATATACCCATCCCTGGTAGTGATGAAATGACCCTGCGCTGGTCAGACAAAGT CgatggaaaatgtatttgtggGAGCGTCAATACCACCTCCTCTGAAAACTCAACTACAATTAACT TTCACTATAACGGCACCAGCTATGAATACGTTGGGAAGCACCTGAAGACCCGCACTGACTGTGTCGTCTCAACGGGCACAACTATGTGGTCTGCCACCAatggagaaacaaaaacatcaagagATCTCTACCTCTTCA CAAAGTCTGGGAAgctggatgatgatgatctgGAGGTTTTCAAGAAACAGGCTGCGTGCCTCAACTTTGCTGCGAATTTCCACTTTGCAGGCATCACAG ACCTGTGTCCTGATGAGAAAGAGGCTGCCACTGATATAAAGGAAGGAGAACAATAG
- the LOC133978866 gene encoding uncharacterized protein LOC133978866, translating to MAAQLVVALLAVTSLGAASELDCKELIKPLVLDSHSPIYGKWVLHVGSWDELGLKNDLVSVNSSWVELSESADSGVINIYWADRLNEDKCLQGVANATISGITSHTTLNINGHTSYHDGKYYETCSNCLLSEDTTLLPDGKSKGRYLFLFTRTGKLEPSELETFKKQAECLNFSPEYHFGGADLCPDDRETSAPAVENTENDETAAQPPAE from the exons ATGGCTGCACAGCTGGTAGTAGCTCTGCTGGCTGTCACCTCCCTGGGTGCTGCATCTGAACTGGACTGCAAAGAACTGATTAAGCCTCTGGTACTGGACAGCCACAGCCCT ATCTATGGGAAGTGGGTGCTTCATGTGGGGTCATGGGACGAGCTGGGCCTGAAGAATGACCTGGTGTCAGTGAACAGCTCCTGGGTGGAACTGTCGGAGTCTGCAGACAGTGGAGTCATCAACATCTACTGGGCCGACCGCCT AAATGAAGATAAGTGCCTCCAGGGTGTGGCTAATGCCACCATCTCAGGAATCACCAGTCACACCACTT TAAATATCAATGGCCACACTTCATATCATGATGGGAAATACTACGAGACCTGCTCTAACTGCCTCCTGTCTGAAGACACCACCCTCCTCCCTGACGGAAAATCAAAAGGACGGTACCTATTCCTCTTCA CACGAACTGGCAAACTGGAGCCATCTGAACTAGAGACCTTCAAGAAGCAGGCAGAGTGTCTTAATTTCTCCCCAGAGTACCACTTTGGAGGCGCAG ATTTGTGTCCAGATGACAGGGAAACTTCTGCACCTGCTGTTGAGAATACAGAGAATGATGAAACTGCTGCTCAGCCTCCTGCAGAGTAA
- the LOC133978867 gene encoding uncharacterized protein LOC133978867 gives MSAQFCVALLALFSLTAASDSDCEELLKPLEDRSQVSGKWIFHVGTTSNEESRRELKTASSSWIESTPIPGSDEMTLRWADRINGKCIEGNLNTTTSENSTTVIFHINGTDYEHVGNYLKTCTDCVLWTDTTVSSATTDETKKTRNLYLFTKSGKLDDDDLEVFKKQAACLNFAADFHFGGITDLCPDEKEAATDVKEEEQ, from the exons ATGTCTGCTCAGTTTTGTGTAGCTTTGCTGgctctcttctctctgactGCTGCATCTGATTCAGACTGTGAAGAGCTGCTTAAACCTCTGGAGGATCGAAGCCAG GTTTCTGGAAAATGGATTTTCCATGTTGGAACAACATCCAATGAGGAGTCCCGGAGGGAGCTTAAAACTGCCAGCAGCTCCTGGATTGAATCTACACCCATCCCTGGTAGTGATGAAATGACCCTGCGCTGGGCAGACAGAAT TAATGGAAAATGTATTGAAGGGAACCTCAATACCACCACCTCCGAAAACTCTACCACAGTGATAT TTCACATTAATGGCACCGATTATGAACACGTTGGGAATTACCTGAAGACCTGTACGGACTGTGTCCTCTGGACAGACACCACTGTGTCTTCTGCCACCACGGacgaaacaaaaaaaactagaaaCCTCTACCTCTTCA CAAAGTCTGGGAAgctggatgatgatgatctgGAGGTTTTCAAGAAACAGGCTGCGTGCCTCAACTTTGCTGCAGATTTCCACTTTGGAGGCATCACAG ACCTGTGTCCTGATGAGAAAGAGGCTGCCACTGATGTAAAGGAAGAAGAACAATAG